One genomic window of Sulfurovum lithotrophicum includes the following:
- a CDS encoding FKBP-type peptidyl-prolyl cis-trans isomerase codes for MAIANENSVVGIEYEVKEAGSSEVVDTNKGAQPLEFITGKGHIIPGLENALVGMEKGESGDIMVKAADAYGEVNPEAKQTLPIEQFEGVDLKEGMTLYGQGEDGQTVQVTVTSFNDKEVQVDFNHPLAGKDLMFSVTVLDVRDATDEEAATGQVGGEQCDDGSCGCGH; via the coding sequence ATGGCAATTGCAAATGAAAACAGTGTCGTAGGCATTGAATACGAAGTAAAAGAAGCAGGCTCATCAGAAGTCGTAGATACGAACAAAGGTGCACAGCCACTCGAGTTCATTACAGGTAAAGGGCATATCATCCCGGGTCTTGAGAATGCGCTTGTAGGTATGGAAAAAGGCGAAAGCGGAGACATCATGGTCAAAGCGGCAGACGCGTATGGTGAAGTGAACCCTGAAGCGAAACAAACTTTGCCTATCGAGCAGTTCGAGGGTGTGGATCTTAAAGAGGGAATGACACTTTACGGACAAGGCGAAGATGGTCAGACAGTACAGGTAACCGTTACCTCATTCAACGACAAAGAAGTGCAGGTTGACTTCAACCATCCTTTGGCGGGTAAAGACCTTATGTTCTCAGTAACGGTACTTGACGTAAGAGATGCAACAGATGAAGAAGCTGCTACCGGTCAGGTTGGCGGTGAACAATGTGATGACGGCAGCTGTGGCTGCGGACACTGA
- the tolB gene encoding Tol-Pal system protein TolB — protein sequence MRYLLILLFSLHLFAVDASMKIEKDVEHRSRIALVDGSSVSNGKLFKILLSDFKISGHFLADSRPRKGDFASGFISPELKSKEYIVKYRFTQPAGVKLEVRLLKASDGSQLFEKSYAIHNSRKMPFLVHKAVYDINRVLKYPDIGWINRYVVFARYTAPKRSEILLADYTFTYQKVIIRGGLNLFPKWADSTQKSFYYTSYAGLVPILNKINIYNGSKSKIASSEGMIVCSDVSPDGGKVLLTMSPEGQPDIYEMSLFTGFKTKVTKFNGIDVSGKYLGNGSQIVFVSNRLGYANIFKKSISSAAVQQVVFHGRNNNAVDAHGSKIVYSSRESSNAFGGNRFNLYLTSANGGSSRPLTTTGSNQFPRFSTDGSVVLYIKQQGSSSSIGYINLESAQSLLFPLGGRKIQSIDW from the coding sequence TTGAGATATCTTTTGATCCTGTTGTTTTCCCTGCATCTTTTTGCGGTCGATGCTTCCATGAAAATAGAGAAGGATGTGGAGCACCGTTCGCGTATCGCTCTGGTGGACGGCTCGTCGGTTTCGAACGGGAAACTTTTCAAAATACTGCTTTCGGACTTCAAGATCTCCGGCCATTTCCTGGCTGACAGCAGACCGCGCAAAGGTGATTTTGCTTCAGGCTTCATTTCTCCTGAACTTAAAAGTAAAGAGTATATCGTCAAGTACCGTTTTACACAGCCTGCTGGAGTGAAACTCGAAGTACGCCTGTTGAAGGCTTCAGATGGTTCACAGCTATTCGAGAAGAGTTATGCTATCCACAATAGCAGGAAAATGCCCTTTTTGGTACACAAAGCCGTCTATGATATCAACAGGGTGCTGAAGTACCCGGATATCGGTTGGATCAACCGATATGTGGTCTTTGCAAGATATACGGCACCTAAACGCAGTGAGATACTTCTGGCGGACTATACCTTTACCTATCAGAAAGTGATCATAAGAGGAGGGTTGAACCTTTTCCCAAAATGGGCAGACAGTACACAGAAGAGTTTCTACTACACTTCCTATGCCGGATTGGTCCCGATACTGAACAAGATCAATATCTATAACGGATCCAAAAGCAAGATCGCTTCCTCGGAGGGGATGATTGTCTGTTCGGATGTCAGTCCCGATGGAGGGAAAGTACTCCTGACCATGTCTCCGGAAGGACAGCCTGATATTTACGAGATGAGTCTCTTTACGGGTTTCAAGACTAAGGTGACGAAATTCAACGGTATTGATGTCAGCGGAAAGTATCTAGGCAACGGCAGTCAGATCGTCTTTGTGTCCAACCGGCTCGGGTATGCGAATATCTTCAAGAAATCCATCAGCTCAGCCGCAGTACAGCAGGTTGTCTTTCACGGACGTAACAACAATGCGGTTGATGCGCATGGTTCGAAAATAGTCTATTCGAGCAGAGAGAGCAGCAATGCTTTTGGAGGGAACAGATTCAACCTTTATCTGACTTCCGCCAATGGAGGCAGTTCACGGCCGCTGACGACCACAGGCAGCAACCAGTTTCCCCGTTTTTCGACAGACGGCTCGGTAGTACTCTATATTAAACAACAGGGAAGCAGTTCATCGATTGGTTACATCAATTTGGAGAGTGCACAGAGTCTGCTTTTCCCTCTGGGCGGCAGAAAGATACAATCGATTGATTGGTAG
- a CDS encoding tetratricopeptide repeat protein: protein MRHNTLFYRSLLLLLAGTGMLLAEPSVYGNRDNAPNYDDSYSNRGKKPAKVVITENRDSIVRLKHRIAELEERMDGLSSLVEGLSITINELQAPGRLQQSQTNTPNTDNTALLKELGAMIDRINENYVSKEELQRILKSKGSYVAPKKEKSTVSTESDSLGKSSNAKLYSEGVRLFNKKRYNEAKKRFTITDTKGYKPAASNYYLGEIAYYTKKYDDAIFYFKKSAGLYDQASYIDTLLLHTGVSLEKTGDKAQAKAFYENIIENYSGKKSAKIAKKRLEKL, encoded by the coding sequence ATGAGACACAATACGCTTTTTTACCGTTCTCTTCTGCTTTTGCTTGCAGGGACAGGTATGCTCCTGGCAGAGCCGTCAGTCTATGGTAACCGTGACAATGCACCAAACTATGATGACAGTTACAGTAACCGTGGTAAAAAACCGGCTAAAGTGGTGATCACCGAAAACCGGGACAGTATTGTCCGTCTCAAACATCGGATAGCAGAGCTTGAAGAGCGTATGGACGGCCTCTCTTCTCTGGTGGAAGGGCTGAGTATCACCATTAATGAACTTCAGGCTCCGGGAAGACTGCAGCAGTCACAAACTAATACTCCCAATACAGATAACACGGCACTCCTCAAAGAACTTGGAGCGATGATTGATCGGATCAATGAAAATTATGTGAGTAAAGAAGAATTACAGCGGATCCTCAAGTCAAAAGGGAGTTATGTTGCCCCTAAAAAAGAGAAAAGTACCGTGTCAACAGAAAGTGATTCTCTTGGGAAAAGTTCCAATGCCAAACTTTACAGTGAAGGAGTAAGGCTTTTCAATAAAAAACGTTATAACGAAGCCAAAAAACGTTTCACGATTACCGATACAAAAGGGTACAAGCCTGCCGCATCGAACTACTACCTCGGAGAGATCGCCTACTATACGAAAAAGTATGATGATGCGATCTTCTATTTTAAAAAGAGTGCCGGTCTGTACGACCAGGCGAGCTACATTGATACACTCCTGCTGCATACCGGTGTCTCCCTTGAAAAAACAGGAGATAAAGCACAGGCAAAAGCTTTTTATGAGAATATCATAGAAAATTACAGCGGAAAGAAAAGTGCGAAGATCGCTAAAAAGAGGCTCGAGAAGTTATAA
- a CDS encoding TonB C-terminal domain-containing protein: MTKYSFTVISGVLAFLAYFTVIALLIFYFNTRDETKKEHFVKKNENRIQVALASPKKVTVPKKKAKPKLKPKHKPKTKPKKKKTTHKKVIKEKVVKKKIVRKKDINATKPKKKARDLFKNVKTSKKKKLNIRVSDKPIKTKSKNDLIKVSSMSASERINASLQSKQKSDRGVENAYFAHVQRMLEEWPAQSNYAGEKATVILTIQPSGYFEFRIVSQSNIPAFNHGLREFLEQLQEIGFGPHHAGRPYRFEAEFIAKD; encoded by the coding sequence ATGACAAAGTACTCTTTCACCGTTATCTCCGGAGTACTGGCTTTTCTTGCCTATTTCACTGTTATCGCCCTGTTGATCTTCTATTTCAATACACGTGATGAGACCAAAAAAGAGCATTTCGTCAAAAAAAATGAAAACCGCATACAGGTGGCACTTGCTTCGCCCAAAAAAGTGACTGTGCCAAAAAAGAAAGCAAAACCAAAGCTGAAGCCAAAACATAAACCCAAAACAAAACCTAAAAAGAAGAAGACAACCCATAAAAAAGTGATCAAGGAAAAAGTGGTCAAAAAAAAGATCGTCAGAAAAAAAGATATCAATGCTACCAAGCCTAAAAAGAAGGCAAGAGATCTTTTCAAGAATGTAAAGACGAGCAAAAAGAAAAAACTGAACATACGGGTTTCGGACAAACCGATTAAAACAAAATCCAAGAACGATCTTATCAAGGTCAGCAGTATGAGTGCAAGTGAACGTATCAATGCCTCACTGCAGTCAAAGCAAAAGAGTGACAGAGGGGTTGAGAATGCCTATTTTGCCCATGTACAGAGAATGCTTGAAGAATGGCCGGCACAGAGTAACTATGCCGGTGAGAAAGCCACCGTCATTCTTACGATACAGCCAAGCGGGTATTTCGAGTTTCGTATTGTTTCCCAGTCTAACATTCCCGCTTTCAACCATGGCTTGAGGGAATTCCTCGAACAGTTACAGGAAATTGGTTTCGGCCCGCACCATGCAGGACGGCCTTACAGATTCGAGGCGGAATTCATCGCTAAGGATTGA
- a CDS encoding biopolymer transporter ExbD: MFSWDDNPDLNITPLVDVMLVLMAILMITAPTINFQEQIDLPQGSKTVKVNKPRTLTIRMDKKQKIYLNNDTYALDTFADDFVNKSAKMDKNSEVYIRADEQLKYKDVMYLLKSVKAAGFEKVSLITL; encoded by the coding sequence ATGTTTTCTTGGGATGACAACCCGGACCTGAATATCACGCCACTGGTGGATGTGATGCTGGTACTAATGGCTATTTTGATGATCACGGCTCCTACTATCAATTTTCAGGAACAGATCGATCTTCCCCAGGGTTCCAAGACAGTCAAGGTGAACAAGCCCAGAACTTTGACGATCAGAATGGACAAGAAACAGAAGATCTATCTGAACAATGATACCTATGCCCTGGATACTTTTGCTGATGACTTTGTCAACAAATCGGCTAAAATGGATAAAAACTCCGAAGTCTACATCCGGGCGGACGAGCAGCTTAAGTACAAAGATGTGATGTACCTTCTCAAAAGTGTCAAGGCTGCAGGCTTCGAGAAGGTCTCCCTGATCACGTTATGA
- a CDS encoding glutamate-5-semialdehyde dehydrogenase: MEAFLEEAKASSRVLAGISGADKNRILKEMAQALRASTAEILKANALDMEDADRNDLTPALKDRLLLDESRVEGMAVAVEEIAALKEPVGRVLDGWVTEDGLKIEKVSVPIGVIGIIYESRPNVTSDTAALSFKSSNVCVLKGGKEAQHSNEAIAKVLRAVLKQNGLPEALISLIPDASREGVAKLIKMDKYVDLIVPRGGEGLIRYVSENASVPVVKHDKGQCHTYIDEDANVENAIRIAINAKVQRPGVCNAMETLLVDAAIAKEVLPLLKEAFDEAHTELKGCSETQEIIEVAPATEVDFDTEYLANILNIRVVDSVEGAIDHIVRYGSGHSEAIITENITTAEAFLNGIDAAVVYVNASTRFTDGGAFGFGAEVGISTNKLHARGPMGIEGLTTYKFKIYGSGQIR; encoded by the coding sequence ATGGAAGCATTTTTAGAAGAAGCCAAAGCGTCAAGCCGTGTGCTTGCCGGCATCAGTGGAGCGGACAAGAACAGGATACTCAAAGAGATGGCGCAGGCACTCAGAGCCAGTACGGCAGAGATACTCAAAGCCAATGCACTGGATATGGAAGATGCGGACAGAAACGATCTCACTCCGGCACTGAAAGACAGACTGCTGCTCGACGAGAGCAGGGTCGAAGGGATGGCGGTTGCCGTTGAGGAGATAGCTGCACTCAAAGAGCCTGTAGGCCGTGTACTTGACGGCTGGGTAACAGAGGATGGTTTAAAGATCGAGAAGGTCTCCGTGCCTATCGGTGTGATCGGCATCATTTATGAATCACGCCCGAATGTCACATCCGATACGGCAGCTTTGAGTTTCAAGAGTTCCAATGTATGTGTGCTCAAAGGTGGGAAGGAAGCGCAACATTCCAATGAAGCCATTGCAAAGGTCCTAAGAGCAGTACTCAAGCAAAACGGTTTGCCTGAAGCACTCATTTCCCTGATCCCCGATGCCTCGCGTGAAGGGGTGGCAAAACTGATCAAGATGGACAAGTATGTCGATCTTATCGTCCCGCGTGGGGGAGAAGGGCTCATCCGTTATGTCTCGGAGAATGCTTCCGTGCCCGTTGTCAAGCATGACAAAGGACAGTGCCATACCTATATCGATGAAGATGCCAATGTGGAGAATGCCATCAGGATCGCCATCAATGCCAAAGTACAGAGACCGGGAGTCTGCAACGCGATGGAAACACTGCTGGTCGATGCTGCCATTGCCAAAGAGGTACTGCCTCTGCTGAAAGAAGCTTTCGATGAAGCACATACCGAACTTAAAGGGTGCAGTGAAACACAGGAGATAATAGAAGTAGCACCGGCTACGGAAGTGGATTTCGATACCGAATACCTGGCAAACATACTCAATATCAGGGTGGTAGACAGTGTCGAGGGTGCCATAGACCATATTGTCCGCTATGGTTCGGGACACTCCGAAGCAATCATCACGGAGAATATCACTACGGCAGAAGCCTTTTTGAACGGTATCGATGCGGCAGTGGTCTATGTGAATGCTTCCACGCGATTCACGGATGGCGGTGCTTTCGGTTTCGGTGCGGAGGTTGGTATCAGTACCAATAAGCTCCATGCACGGGGACCGATGGGCATAGAAGGATTGACAACTTACAAATTCAAAATTTACGGTTCGGGACAAATTCGTTAA
- the rd gene encoding rubredoxin, with protein MNQKYICTVCGYIYDPALGDPDSGITPGTAFEELQDDWECPDCGVRKEDFEPYEE; from the coding sequence ATGAATCAAAAATACATCTGTACCGTGTGTGGCTACATTTACGATCCTGCACTTGGAGATCCCGACTCCGGGATTACTCCGGGAACTGCTTTTGAAGAGTTACAGGATGATTGGGAGTGTCCTGACTGTGGTGTCAGAAAAGAGGATTTTGAACCATACGAGGAGTGA
- a CDS encoding MotA/TolQ/ExbB proton channel family protein, whose protein sequence is MGSLLDYFIGSSAITIFVLLLLSGYFIITFWIFLDRYYILNSRIKSESRSLKALYSGQSKSVASNSLIFTYLSRVNTPNKAILEAASSDAIRVSTKGLTWLSIIASTAPFIGLFGTVIGILETFSKLGDQSSASLSVVAPAIAEALIATAAGIAVAIFAYTFHLMLKRKAYELSSLLASQSEVILSQVEE, encoded by the coding sequence TTGGGATCTCTCCTTGATTATTTTATTGGCAGCAGTGCGATCACTATTTTCGTACTGCTGTTGCTTTCCGGATACTTCATTATAACCTTCTGGATCTTTCTGGACAGGTACTACATTTTAAATTCACGTATCAAATCAGAATCAAGATCACTTAAAGCACTCTATTCAGGTCAGTCAAAATCAGTGGCGAGCAATTCACTTATTTTTACTTATTTGAGCCGTGTGAACACACCTAACAAAGCGATACTTGAAGCGGCATCCTCAGATGCCATACGTGTCTCCACCAAAGGGCTTACCTGGCTCTCCATCATTGCATCGACTGCGCCTTTCATAGGACTGTTCGGTACGGTCATCGGTATACTTGAAACATTTTCTAAGTTGGGAGATCAGTCCAGCGCATCGCTTTCAGTCGTTGCTCCTGCCATCGCTGAGGCACTCATTGCTACGGCGGCTGGTATCGCTGTTGCGATCTTCGCTTATACCTTTCATCTCATGCTGAAACGCAAGGCTTATGAACTTTCCTCACTGCTTGCCTCACAATCCGAGGTGATCCTTTCCCAGGTAGAGGAGTGA
- the atpC gene encoding ATP synthase F1 subunit epsilon: MELMKLEIVTPNGVIFDDEVKQVTLPGSEGEFGVLPRHAALVSLLDTGVIVIEKADGSEVAVAINSGYVKVDEEKTTCIVDGAVALSGEDSDLAKALEEAKELIRKAESSSVAIASAVSKVEQIGKSF; the protein is encoded by the coding sequence ATGGAACTAATGAAGCTTGAAATCGTCACACCCAACGGTGTGATCTTTGATGACGAAGTCAAACAGGTAACGCTTCCAGGCAGCGAAGGTGAATTCGGGGTACTCCCAAGACATGCTGCTTTGGTCTCATTGCTCGATACGGGTGTGATTGTGATCGAAAAAGCGGACGGAAGTGAAGTGGCTGTTGCCATCAACTCCGGTTATGTAAAAGTCGATGAAGAGAAGACAACCTGTATCGTAGATGGAGCTGTGGCTCTTTCCGGCGAGGACAGTGACCTTGCCAAAGCACTTGAAGAGGCGAAAGAACTTATCAGAAAAGCGGAGTCCTCAAGTGTCGCTATCGCATCAGCGGTCAGCAAAGTTGAACAGATCGGAAAGTCTTTTTAA
- the amrB gene encoding AmmeMemoRadiSam system protein B codes for MPQGIRKAAVAGSFYPERCREVKRYIRGFNAAFDRLSIKKEILDIRPRTVIVPHAGYIYSGFTANFAYRFLKHTKPKRIIVIGPSHHYYFKGVSASYFENYETPCGDIKIDTPYLFALAKKFNIGFDPRAHEKEHSTEVQMPFIKHYFHQIKVIELIYGDVSPKELTMIITALLNNPDNAVVISSDLSHFYPLKKAKMLDRHCLRAVAKLDPNELKQCEACGITGITAMILAAKKLGLSSKLLDYSTSANTTHDESSVVGYMSAMFYKPINP; via the coding sequence ATGCCTCAGGGCATACGCAAAGCTGCCGTTGCCGGCTCTTTCTATCCTGAAAGATGCAGAGAGGTCAAGCGTTACATACGGGGATTCAATGCAGCTTTTGACAGGCTCTCCATCAAAAAAGAGATACTTGATATCAGACCTAGAACCGTCATTGTTCCCCATGCCGGCTACATTTACAGCGGTTTTACCGCCAACTTTGCCTACCGGTTCCTGAAGCACACTAAACCCAAACGCATCATTGTCATCGGCCCGAGCCATCACTACTACTTCAAAGGTGTCTCTGCAAGTTATTTTGAAAATTATGAAACCCCCTGCGGTGATATCAAGATCGATACCCCATATCTTTTTGCACTGGCTAAAAAATTCAACATAGGTTTCGACCCTAGAGCACATGAAAAAGAGCACTCCACTGAAGTACAGATGCCTTTTATCAAACACTACTTCCACCAAATAAAGGTCATTGAACTTATCTATGGTGATGTCTCTCCAAAAGAACTCACAATGATCATCACAGCACTGTTGAACAATCCAGACAATGCCGTTGTCATCAGCTCGGACCTGAGCCATTTTTATCCGTTGAAAAAAGCAAAAATGCTGGACAGACATTGCCTGAGAGCCGTAGCCAAGCTTGATCCAAATGAGCTGAAGCAGTGTGAAGCCTGCGGGATCACGGGCATTACAGCAATGATACTTGCGGCTAAAAAACTTGGTCTTTCTTCAAAGCTTCTGGATTACAGTACTTCTGCCAATACAACGCATGATGAAAGTTCGGTTGTGGGGTATATGTCGGCGATGTTTTACAAACCGATCAATCCTTAG
- the atpD gene encoding F0F1 ATP synthase subunit beta, with translation MTGKIVQVLGPVIDVDFTDYLPEINEALETTFMFEGKEQRLVLEVAAQLGDNRVRTIAMDMSEGVVRGQEVKATGDSIQVPVGEEVLGRIFNVIGEAIDEAGPVEAKTHWSIHRDPPPFEDQSTKTEVFETGIKVVDLLAPYSKGGKVGLFGGAGVGKTVIIMELINNVAMKHSGYSVFAGVGERTREGNDLYYEMKESNVLDKVALCYGQMSEPPGARNRIALTGLTMAEYFRDEMGLDVLMFIDNIFRFAQSGSEMSALLGRIPSAVGYQPTLSREMGALQERITSTTKGSITSVQAVYVPADDLTDPAPASVFAHLDATTVLNRSIAEKGIYPAVDPLDSTSRMLDPQIIGEEHYNVATGVQQILQKYKDLQDIIAILGMDELSEDDKLVVERARKIEKYLSQPFHVAEVFTGSPGVYVTLEDTIEGFKGLLEGKYDDMNEAAFYMVGNMAEAIAKNDKINAK, from the coding sequence ATGACAGGTAAAATAGTACAAGTCTTGGGTCCAGTAATCGATGTGGATTTCACAGACTACCTACCGGAGATCAATGAAGCGTTAGAGACTACGTTCATGTTCGAGGGTAAAGAACAGAGATTGGTTTTGGAAGTAGCGGCACAGCTTGGTGACAACAGAGTTAGAACAATTGCTATGGATATGAGTGAAGGTGTGGTAAGAGGACAGGAAGTGAAAGCGACTGGTGACTCTATTCAGGTGCCTGTAGGTGAAGAGGTTCTTGGACGTATCTTCAATGTGATCGGTGAAGCGATTGACGAGGCAGGCCCTGTCGAAGCGAAAACACACTGGTCTATCCACAGAGATCCACCTCCGTTCGAAGATCAAAGTACAAAAACAGAAGTCTTTGAAACAGGTATTAAGGTCGTTGACCTTCTTGCACCCTATTCAAAAGGTGGTAAAGTCGGACTCTTCGGTGGTGCCGGTGTCGGTAAAACAGTCATCATCATGGAACTTATCAACAACGTTGCAATGAAACACAGCGGTTATTCCGTATTTGCCGGTGTCGGGGAAAGAACACGTGAGGGTAACGACCTTTACTACGAAATGAAAGAGTCCAACGTACTTGACAAAGTTGCACTCTGCTACGGCCAGATGAGTGAACCTCCGGGAGCAAGAAACAGAATCGCCCTGACAGGTCTTACAATGGCTGAATATTTCCGTGACGAGATGGGTCTTGACGTTCTTATGTTCATCGACAACATCTTCCGTTTCGCTCAGTCGGGTTCAGAAATGTCTGCATTGCTTGGACGTATTCCTTCCGCGGTTGGTTATCAGCCGACGCTTAGCCGTGAGATGGGTGCACTCCAGGAAAGAATTACATCGACAACCAAAGGTTCGATCACTTCAGTTCAGGCTGTTTACGTTCCTGCCGATGACTTGACCGACCCGGCGCCGGCGTCGGTATTTGCACACCTTGATGCGACAACTGTTCTTAACAGATCTATTGCGGAAAAAGGTATCTATCCTGCGGTTGATCCACTGGATTCAACTTCAAGAATGCTTGATCCGCAAATTATCGGTGAAGAGCACTATAATGTAGCAACTGGTGTACAGCAGATCCTTCAGAAGTACAAAGACCTCCAGGATATCATTGCGATCCTTGGTATGGATGAGCTTTCAGAAGATGACAAACTTGTTGTTGAAAGAGCAAGAAAGATCGAAAAATATCTTTCACAGCCATTCCACGTTGCTGAAGTATTTACAGGAAGCCCTGGTGTGTATGTCACACTTGAAGATACGATCGAAGGGTTCAAAGGTCTTCTTGAAGGTAAATACGACGACATGAACGAAGCGGCATTCTATATGGTAGGAAATATGGCTGAGGCTATTGCGAAAAACGATAAGATCAACGCTAAGTAA
- a CDS encoding OmpA family protein, translated as MKQTLWITSVFAALLLSGCGQTAPTLNSTSGGKNNFTDATEITGDTVTVNESGAEGSLGNSSADGFRSVYFAFDDYSISGAMQSKISADASRAAQTSGKIKIEGNCDEFGTDEYNYALGLKRAKAVKDALRAEGVDTARMVMVSYGESNPVCSSPTDSCYARNRRVDLRLAR; from the coding sequence ATGAAACAGACACTATGGATAACAAGTGTATTTGCGGCACTGCTTTTGAGCGGGTGCGGACAGACGGCACCGACACTGAATAGCACTTCAGGCGGCAAGAATAACTTTACGGACGCTACGGAAATTACGGGAGATACGGTGACAGTCAATGAGAGCGGAGCTGAAGGCAGTTTGGGCAACAGTAGTGCCGATGGCTTTCGTTCTGTCTATTTTGCTTTTGACGACTACAGTATATCGGGAGCAATGCAGAGCAAGATCTCGGCGGATGCCTCCAGAGCGGCCCAAACATCAGGGAAGATAAAGATAGAGGGGAACTGTGACGAGTTCGGTACCGATGAGTACAACTATGCACTGGGCCTCAAGCGTGCCAAAGCGGTCAAAGATGCTTTGCGTGCCGAAGGGGTTGATACGGCAAGAATGGTCATGGTGAGCTACGGTGAAAGCAACCCGGTATGTTCTTCTCCGACGGACAGCTGTTATGCAAGGAACAGAAGAGTTGACCTCAGGCTGGCAAGGTAA
- a CDS encoding pyrroline-5-carboxylate reductase, giving the protein MQTITFIGNGNMALSIAKGLKGKYNIEVVGREMEKLDRFESGLESRIDKYLLDGFDITDRTILLCVKPANVEEVGKQLKGKARVLFSVLAGTSLEKLKKHIKSKAVVRAMPNLAASVGASMTTLTGDHRFQREAESLLGAVGDTLWLNSEKEIDIATALAGSGPAYLALVAEALADGAVKQGLKREDAMAAMRGLFNGFGKLIQEVHPALLKDGVMSPGGTTAAGYGALEKGNVRSACMDAIEEAYKRTKEL; this is encoded by the coding sequence ATGCAAACAATCACATTCATTGGTAACGGCAATATGGCGCTGAGTATCGCCAAAGGCCTCAAAGGAAAATACAATATCGAAGTAGTAGGCAGAGAGATGGAGAAGCTCGACCGTTTCGAATCCGGTCTTGAGAGCCGGATCGACAAATATCTTCTCGATGGTTTCGATATAACGGATAGAACCATTCTGCTCTGTGTCAAACCTGCCAATGTCGAAGAGGTTGGGAAACAACTTAAAGGAAAGGCCAGAGTACTCTTCTCTGTTCTTGCAGGAACTTCGTTGGAGAAACTGAAAAAACATATTAAAAGCAAAGCGGTCGTCAGGGCTATGCCGAACCTCGCCGCCAGTGTCGGTGCCTCTATGACCACACTGACAGGAGACCACCGCTTCCAAAGAGAGGCGGAATCCCTCCTTGGCGCCGTAGGTGATACTCTCTGGCTCAATTCTGAAAAAGAGATAGATATTGCCACGGCACTGGCCGGTTCCGGACCTGCCTATCTCGCGCTCGTTGCAGAAGCACTGGCCGACGGTGCAGTCAAGCAGGGGCTTAAAAGAGAAGATGCTATGGCTGCCATGCGTGGACTCTTCAACGGATTTGGAAAACTGATCCAGGAAGTACACCCTGCTTTGCTGAAGGATGGCGTGATGAGCCCGGGAGGTACCACTGCTGCAGGCTACGGGGCACTGGAAAAGGGAAATGTACGCTCTGCCTGTATGGATGCCATTGAAGAGGCATACAAACGCACAAAGGAGTTATAG
- the amrA gene encoding AmmeMemoRadiSam system protein A: protein MQEVLIGLAKAAILVALNQPENFDLEGVLKKYPELLENGAAFVTINKRPNDQLRGCIGSLQAYRPLYKDIISNAQAAALHDPRFPPLTPEELKDIKIEVSILSEPKPLQYRDVEDLRSKIVPMKDGVVLRYDGYQATYLPQVWEQLPNFDAFFSSLCMKAGLPGDCLKHHPDIEVYHVTKYEEE from the coding sequence ATGCAAGAAGTACTAATAGGGCTGGCAAAAGCTGCTATACTCGTTGCACTTAACCAACCTGAGAATTTTGATCTTGAAGGTGTATTAAAAAAATACCCGGAACTCTTAGAGAACGGGGCGGCCTTTGTGACCATCAACAAACGACCCAACGATCAGCTGAGAGGATGCATCGGTTCACTGCAGGCATACCGTCCGCTCTACAAGGATATTATCTCCAATGCGCAGGCGGCAGCCCTGCACGACCCGCGTTTTCCACCGTTGACCCCCGAAGAGCTGAAAGATATCAAAATAGAGGTTTCCATACTCTCCGAGCCCAAGCCGCTGCAGTACAGGGATGTCGAAGACCTCAGAAGCAAGATCGTTCCCATGAAGGACGGTGTTGTTCTCCGTTACGACGGATACCAGGCCACCTACCTGCCGCAGGTATGGGAGCAGCTGCCTAATTTCGATGCTTTCTTCTCTTCTCTGTGCATGAAAGCCGGACTGCCGGGTGACTGCCTCAAACACCATCCCGATATCGAAGTCTATCACGTCACCAAGTATGAGGAGGAGTGA